The following are encoded together in the Mesoterricola sediminis genome:
- a CDS encoding FAD/NAD(P)-binding protein, with product MSETNIYLPHLMRIAKVTREAPGVKTFRLEFVDQAAADAFDFQTGQFGLYSAFGEGESTFCIASSPTRKGYIECTFREVGRVTAALADKEEGDVVGFRGPYGNRFPIEQWKGKSLVFVAGGIALPPLRSVIWNCLDLRDWFKDITIVYGARSVADLVYKHELAEWEARPDVNLVVTVDPGGETPDWKGKVGFVPPVVEALAPSPADTVALVCGPPIMIKLTLPVLAKLGFQPDAIYTTLENRMKCGLGKCGRCNTGSSYVCKDGPVYTLAQLNALPAEY from the coding sequence ATGAGCGAGACCAACATCTACCTCCCTCACCTCATGCGCATCGCGAAGGTCACCCGCGAGGCCCCGGGCGTCAAGACCTTCCGCCTGGAGTTCGTGGACCAGGCCGCCGCCGACGCCTTCGACTTCCAGACCGGCCAGTTCGGCCTCTACAGCGCCTTCGGGGAGGGCGAGAGCACCTTCTGCATCGCCTCCAGCCCCACCCGCAAGGGCTACATCGAGTGCACCTTCCGGGAAGTGGGCCGCGTCACCGCCGCCCTCGCCGACAAGGAGGAGGGCGACGTCGTCGGCTTCCGCGGCCCCTACGGCAACCGCTTCCCCATCGAGCAGTGGAAGGGCAAGAGCCTGGTCTTCGTGGCCGGCGGCATCGCCCTGCCCCCCCTGCGCAGCGTCATCTGGAACTGCCTGGACCTGCGGGACTGGTTCAAGGACATCACCATCGTCTACGGCGCCCGGAGCGTGGCCGACCTGGTCTACAAGCACGAACTGGCCGAGTGGGAGGCCCGGCCCGACGTGAACCTCGTGGTGACCGTCGACCCCGGCGGCGAGACCCCCGACTGGAAGGGCAAGGTGGGCTTCGTCCCCCCCGTGGTGGAGGCCCTGGCCCCCAGCCCCGCCGACACCGTCGCCCTCGTCTGCGGCCCCCCCATCATGATCAAGCTGACCCTCCCCGTCCTGGCGAAGCTCGGCTTCCAGCCCGACGCCATCTACACGACCCTGGAGAACCGCATGAAGTGCGGCCTGGGCAAGTGCGGCCGCTGCAACACCGGCAGCAGCTACGTGTGCAAGGACGGCCCCGTCTACACCCTGGCCCAGCTCAACGCCCTTCCGGCGGAGTACTAG
- a CDS encoding S9 family peptidase, which translates to MFRPLILSLLCGAMTVPALAAGTHPVSINDLLAMERLGDPKVSPDGKVVAFSVSKPDVAANKSSHELWLASVDGAWKRRVSAPGTSNSQARWAPDGKALFFVSARSGSAQVWRMPMDGGEAVQVTNLPLDVDALTVAPDGKHLFLGMAVFPGTSPEETKKRMDARAADKATGMVFDRLFVRHWDTWADGTRNHVFRYEVSTGKAVDLMPAMDADCPSKPFGGAEDFAVSPDGTTVVFSARDMGRQEAWSTNFDLFAVPADGSKAPAKLTTNPAWDAQPRFSPDGRTLAYVAMSRPGFEADRFDLVLRDMASGKERKFVLKADDTPRGDRSVANFAWSPDGKVIYAEAENFGQRALFAVDPATGKARIIVGQGTLDGIEFTHDGRILYGMHSLQGPTELYTTDAAGKDIRRVTRFNDGLLAATKLGRPEQFSFKGAKGDTVYGYIVTPADFDPAKKYPVAFLIHGGPQGTFGNDWHYRWNPQVYAGAGYAAVMIDFHGSTSYGQAFTDDIRDDWGGAPFEDLMKGLDFALAKYPFLDKDRMGALGASYGGFMINWIAGHTDRFKTLVCHDGNLDERMAYYDTEELWFPEWEHKGLPWENPQSYVKQNPVEFVKNWKTPMFVIHGMKDFRITYAQGLSTFTALQRKGIPSKLLIFPDENHWVLRPANSLQWHQNVLGWLDQWLKK; encoded by the coding sequence ATGTTCCGGCCCCTGATCCTGTCCCTGCTCTGCGGGGCGATGACGGTACCCGCCCTGGCCGCGGGTACCCATCCCGTCTCCATCAACGATCTCCTGGCCATGGAGCGCCTGGGCGATCCCAAGGTCTCCCCCGACGGCAAGGTGGTGGCCTTCTCGGTCTCCAAGCCCGACGTGGCCGCCAACAAGAGCTCCCACGAGCTCTGGCTGGCCTCGGTGGACGGCGCCTGGAAGCGGCGCGTCTCGGCCCCGGGCACCAGCAATTCCCAGGCCCGCTGGGCCCCCGACGGCAAGGCCCTGTTCTTCGTCTCCGCCCGCTCCGGCTCGGCCCAGGTGTGGCGCATGCCCATGGACGGCGGCGAGGCGGTGCAGGTGACGAACCTGCCCCTGGACGTGGACGCCCTTACCGTCGCCCCCGACGGCAAGCACCTCTTCCTGGGCATGGCCGTCTTCCCCGGCACCTCCCCCGAGGAGACCAAGAAGCGCATGGACGCCCGCGCCGCCGACAAGGCCACGGGCATGGTCTTCGATCGCCTCTTCGTGCGTCACTGGGACACCTGGGCGGACGGCACCCGCAACCACGTGTTCCGCTATGAAGTCTCCACCGGCAAGGCCGTGGACCTGATGCCCGCCATGGACGCGGACTGCCCCTCCAAGCCCTTCGGGGGCGCCGAGGATTTCGCCGTCTCCCCCGACGGGACCACCGTGGTCTTCTCGGCCCGGGACATGGGCCGCCAGGAAGCCTGGTCCACCAACTTCGACCTCTTCGCCGTCCCCGCCGACGGCTCCAAGGCCCCCGCGAAGCTCACCACCAACCCCGCCTGGGACGCCCAGCCCCGCTTCAGCCCCGACGGCAGGACCCTGGCCTACGTGGCCATGAGCCGCCCCGGCTTCGAGGCGGACCGCTTCGACCTCGTCCTGCGGGACATGGCGAGCGGCAAGGAGCGCAAGTTCGTGCTCAAGGCCGACGACACCCCCCGCGGCGACCGCTCCGTGGCCAACTTCGCCTGGAGCCCGGACGGGAAGGTCATCTACGCCGAGGCCGAGAACTTCGGCCAGCGGGCCCTCTTCGCCGTTGACCCCGCCACCGGCAAGGCCCGGATCATCGTGGGCCAGGGCACCCTGGACGGCATCGAGTTCACCCACGACGGCCGCATCCTCTACGGCATGCACTCCCTCCAGGGCCCCACGGAGCTCTACACGACCGATGCGGCCGGCAAGGACATCCGCCGCGTGACCCGCTTCAACGATGGTCTCCTGGCCGCGACGAAGCTGGGCAGGCCCGAGCAGTTCTCCTTCAAGGGCGCCAAGGGTGATACCGTCTACGGCTACATCGTCACCCCCGCGGACTTCGATCCCGCGAAGAAGTATCCCGTGGCCTTCCTCATCCACGGCGGCCCCCAGGGCACCTTCGGCAACGACTGGCACTACCGCTGGAACCCCCAGGTCTACGCCGGCGCCGGCTACGCCGCCGTCATGATCGACTTCCACGGCTCCACCAGCTACGGCCAGGCCTTCACCGACGACATCCGCGACGACTGGGGCGGCGCCCCCTTCGAGGACCTCATGAAGGGCCTGGACTTCGCCCTCGCCAAGTACCCCTTCCTGGACAAGGACCGCATGGGCGCCCTCGGGGCCTCGTACGGCGGCTTCATGATCAACTGGATCGCGGGCCACACCGACCGCTTCAAGACCCTCGTGTGCCACGACGGCAACCTCGACGAGCGCATGGCCTACTACGACACCGAGGAGCTGTGGTTCCCCGAATGGGAGCACAAGGGCCTGCCCTGGGAGAACCCCCAGAGCTACGTCAAGCAGAACCCCGTGGAGTTCGTGAAGAACTGGAAGACCCCCATGTTCGTCATCCACGGCATGAAGGATTTCCGCATCACCTACGCCCAGGGCCTCTCCACCTTCACGGCCCTGCAGCGCAAGGGCATCCCCTCCAAGCTGCTCATCTTCCCCGATGAGAACCACTGGGTGCTCCGCCCCGCCAATTCCCTCCAGTGGCACCAGAACGTCCTGGGCTGGCTGGACCAGTGGCTGAAGAAGTAG
- the htpG gene encoding molecular chaperone HtpG, with protein sequence MSEKHTFKSELQQVLHIITHSLYSHKEIFLRELISNASDAIDKVRFNSLQNEHLLEGDRDFRIRLAVDREARTLTVSDNGVGMDHDAIVDNLGTIAKSGTKAFLESLKAADAAARPGLIGQFGVGFYSAFMVADRVTVLSRAAGSSQAVRWESDGLGEFTVEPAERAGRGTDVILHLKEDEKEFLESWRLRAIVKQFSDFIEHPVVMDVEKGEGEDRKVEEETLNSRKALWLRGKTDVTEEEHNAFYRQISGDFEDPAKVIHYAAEGALEFRALLYIPRRKSWDLQFAEPKVGPKLYVNRVQIMDHCEALLPPYLRFVKGVVDCSDLPLNVSRELLQHNPLLERIQKSLVKNVFQALTDLRTSDPEAYRTFFSELGPILKEGLARDYANREQIADLLLFESLRTEPGKTTTLAEYQAAMPEAQKDIYWLAGEDRAVLEPSPSLEAFRRKGWDVLLLTDPIDAFVFPGLADFKGTPLKAADRHQPELEPEEKALAEEAQAAFKGLLDALKGRFKGVKDVRLSQNLVESASRLAADDDALDPHMERLLQKLGQAPGHQDRILELNPAHPVVKALQAVHARDAADPRVEAYGQLLHDQALLAEGSRLPDPGAFLKRLNELVVKDAGIH encoded by the coding sequence ATGTCCGAAAAGCATACCTTCAAGAGCGAACTGCAGCAGGTGCTGCACATCATTACCCACAGCCTCTACTCCCACAAGGAGATCTTCCTGCGGGAGCTGATCAGCAACGCCAGCGACGCCATCGACAAGGTCCGGTTCAATTCCCTCCAGAACGAACACCTCCTGGAGGGGGACCGGGACTTCAGGATCCGCCTGGCCGTGGACAGGGAGGCCCGCACCCTCACCGTGTCCGACAACGGCGTGGGCATGGACCACGACGCCATTGTGGACAACCTGGGCACCATCGCCAAGTCCGGCACCAAGGCCTTTCTGGAGAGCCTGAAGGCCGCGGACGCGGCCGCGCGGCCCGGCCTCATCGGCCAGTTCGGGGTGGGCTTCTATTCCGCCTTCATGGTCGCCGACCGGGTGACGGTCCTTTCCCGCGCCGCGGGTTCCAGCCAGGCGGTGCGCTGGGAATCGGACGGCCTGGGCGAGTTCACGGTGGAACCCGCCGAGCGCGCCGGCCGCGGCACCGACGTCATCCTCCACCTCAAGGAGGACGAGAAGGAGTTCCTGGAGTCCTGGCGCCTGCGCGCCATCGTCAAGCAGTTCTCCGACTTCATCGAGCACCCCGTCGTCATGGACGTGGAGAAGGGCGAGGGCGAGGACCGCAAGGTCGAGGAGGAGACCCTCAACTCCCGCAAGGCCCTGTGGCTGCGGGGCAAGACCGACGTGACGGAGGAGGAGCACAACGCCTTCTACCGGCAGATCTCGGGCGACTTCGAGGATCCCGCCAAGGTGATCCACTACGCCGCCGAGGGCGCCCTGGAGTTCCGGGCCCTGCTCTACATCCCCCGGCGCAAGAGCTGGGACCTGCAGTTCGCGGAGCCCAAGGTCGGGCCGAAGCTCTACGTCAACCGGGTGCAGATCATGGACCACTGCGAGGCCCTGCTGCCCCCGTACCTGCGCTTCGTGAAGGGGGTCGTGGACTGCTCCGACCTGCCCCTCAACGTCAGCAGGGAGCTGCTCCAGCACAATCCGCTCCTGGAGCGCATCCAGAAGAGCCTCGTGAAGAACGTCTTCCAGGCCCTGACCGACCTGAGGACCTCGGACCCCGAGGCCTACCGCACCTTCTTCTCGGAGCTGGGCCCCATCCTGAAGGAGGGCCTCGCCAGGGATTACGCCAACCGGGAGCAGATCGCCGATCTCCTCCTCTTCGAGAGCCTGCGCACCGAACCCGGCAAGACCACGACCCTGGCCGAGTACCAGGCCGCCATGCCCGAGGCCCAGAAGGACATCTATTGGCTGGCCGGCGAGGATCGCGCGGTGCTGGAGCCCTCCCCCAGCCTCGAGGCCTTCCGCCGCAAGGGCTGGGACGTGCTGCTGCTCACCGATCCCATCGACGCCTTCGTCTTCCCCGGCCTGGCCGACTTCAAGGGCACGCCCCTGAAGGCCGCCGACCGCCACCAGCCCGAGCTCGAGCCCGAGGAGAAGGCCCTGGCCGAGGAGGCCCAGGCCGCCTTCAAGGGGCTGCTGGACGCCCTCAAGGGCCGGTTCAAGGGCGTGAAGGACGTGCGCCTCTCCCAGAACCTGGTGGAGAGCGCCTCGCGCCTCGCCGCGGACGACGACGCCCTGGATCCCCACATGGAGCGCCTCCTCCAGAAGCTGGGCCAGGCCCCCGGCCACCAGGACCGGATCCTGGAGCTGAACCCCGCCCACCCCGTCGTGAAGGCCCTCCAGGCCGTCCACGCCCGGGACGCCGCCGATCCCCGGGTGGAGGCCTACGGCCAGCTCCTCCACGATCAGGCCCTCCTGGCCGAGGGCTCCCGCCTGCCGGACCCCGGCGCCTTCCTTAAGCGGCTCAACGAACTGGTGGTGAAGGACGCGGGGATCCACTAG
- a CDS encoding GxxExxY protein — MPIQDPLTQQIIGLCYRIANTLGHGFIEKVYENALAFELRRTKLAFAQQQSIEVFYEGEKVGLYKADLIVDGQVIVEVKAIRALGEIDIAQGLNYLRATGLPTCLLVNFGQAKIEVRRLAMNPGQGAGSMELDASDVQ, encoded by the coding sequence ATGCCCATCCAGGACCCGCTCACGCAACAGATCATCGGCTTGTGCTATCGAATCGCGAACACGCTGGGGCACGGGTTCATCGAGAAGGTCTATGAGAACGCCCTGGCCTTCGAACTCCGCAGAACCAAGCTGGCCTTTGCCCAACAGCAGTCGATCGAGGTGTTCTATGAGGGCGAGAAGGTGGGCTTGTATAAGGCCGATCTCATCGTCGACGGCCAGGTCATCGTTGAGGTCAAGGCAATCCGGGCCCTAGGCGAGATTGATATCGCTCAAGGCTTGAACTACCTGAGGGCTACTGGCCTTCCGACATGCCTTCTCGTCAATTTCGGACAAGCCAAGATCGAAGTTCGCCGGTTGGCCATGAACCCTGGCCAGGGCGCCGGGAGCATGGAACTCGATGCCAGCGACGTCCAGTAA
- a CDS encoding CPBP family intramembrane glutamic endopeptidase — MPHLDPFISDGPGAAGLGLGQTLALWGLTLSLSCLLIAAGAAWGWNSQAGSDVQEGLGMLAASAVGLRGAGLSWGGAWGPPAGGWRAATGQVGGSLFLYLAVGIPTSVLLPDSPESRGVGNTLPGILLVAPVAEELLYRGDLQPALRLRWGRFAGILLPALLFGLGHPGLARFAHTAVFGLLCGLLRERTGSLLPCIALHGATNALAVAAQSDPRLLGVGLLGGLAATLWGLAGARGYLRVLANE; from the coding sequence ATGCCCCACCTTGACCCTTTCATATCCGATGGCCCAGGCGCAGCGGGGCTGGGCCTGGGCCAGACCCTGGCCCTGTGGGGCCTGACCCTTTCGTTGAGCTGCCTGCTCATTGCGGCCGGCGCGGCCTGGGGATGGAATTCCCAGGCCGGGTCCGACGTCCAGGAGGGCCTCGGCATGCTGGCGGCCTCGGCGGTGGGGCTGAGGGGCGCGGGCCTGTCCTGGGGCGGGGCCTGGGGTCCTCCGGCCGGAGGCTGGAGGGCCGCAACCGGCCAGGTTGGTGGCAGTCTGTTCCTGTACCTGGCGGTGGGGATTCCCACCTCGGTTCTCCTGCCGGATTCCCCGGAAAGCCGGGGGGTGGGGAACACCCTCCCAGGCATCCTCCTGGTCGCCCCGGTGGCCGAGGAGCTCCTGTATCGCGGGGACCTCCAGCCGGCGCTGCGCCTGCGGTGGGGACGGTTCGCGGGGATCCTCCTCCCCGCCCTCCTCTTCGGCCTCGGCCATCCCGGCCTTGCCCGATTCGCGCATACGGCCGTATTCGGCCTTCTGTGCGGCCTCCTCCGGGAGCGCACCGGCTCGCTCCTGCCCTGCATCGCGCTCCATGGGGCGACCAACGCCCTGGCCGTCGCGGCCCAGTCCGATCCGAGGCTCCTCGGGGTGGGGCTCCTGGGGGGCCTGGCGGCAACCCTGTGGGGCCTGGCGGGCGCCCGCGGATACCTGCGGGTCCTGGCCAATGAATAG
- a CDS encoding peptidase domain-containing ABC transporter, which produces MPERGFAGDEALACLLRLRGREADRDALRAEVGADPSPETLAEALGRRGFHARPVLPGPGGLAVLDLPTLARLREGGWILLRARKGGRYLLLGPGGRTARLDRDSLAGSLDGTVLDLTPGLPGRGGLWRRLGGLLARNRNALALVAGCALLLQALGLVTPALTRVVLNRALPDGAGGLLLLASAGSLLGAIFHAWIGYVRGRALLHFSQRMDLGAERGFLEHVLSLPYADLRTRALGEWLQAAGGLSAAKDLLPEKTLGAVLDGCLALVLLGAMALLLPGPAAAVLGGSLAVAAIALAAGRIEVAYQARQVALGAREQSLLAGLIHGAATLKACGAEGQALSRWRAVFRKGLLLGLGRARTGLWAEAAAATLARVQDVGLMAWGGLRVVRGELDLGTFMAFLQLATAFSGAFLGLAGTWLRLIVLAPQLQRASAILEIPREEVPPPRVPDPSPAAVEARDLWFRYGPGSPWILQGAALQVPAGGRLLLDGPSGWGKSTLLRVLAGLETPSRGEILVGGQPPSRMRDRIVYLPQSVQLYGGSLLDSLRALSAGAATPAILRAAEATGFEAFVATLPLGWKTPLPQGGRSLSGGQRQWAALTAALAAGKGVLLLDEPLANLDPVSAAALGRVLAEGPWTVITAEHGRTRSQTP; this is translated from the coding sequence ATGCCTGAGCGGGGCTTCGCGGGCGACGAGGCTCTGGCCTGCCTGCTGCGCCTGCGGGGCCGGGAGGCGGACCGGGACGCGCTCCGGGCCGAGGTGGGGGCGGACCCCTCCCCCGAGACCCTGGCGGAGGCCCTGGGCCGGCGCGGGTTCCACGCCCGGCCCGTCCTGCCCGGCCCCGGGGGCCTCGCGGTCCTGGACCTGCCCACCCTGGCCCGCCTGCGCGAAGGCGGGTGGATTCTGCTCCGCGCCCGGAAGGGCGGCCGCTACCTGCTCCTGGGCCCGGGGGGCCGGACGGCCCGGCTCGACCGGGACAGCCTCGCCGGGTCCCTGGACGGCACCGTCCTGGACCTCACCCCCGGCCTGCCCGGGCGGGGTGGGCTCTGGCGGCGCCTGGGGGGCCTCCTGGCGCGGAACCGGAACGCCCTCGCCCTCGTCGCGGGCTGCGCCCTCCTCCTCCAGGCCCTGGGCCTCGTCACGCCGGCGCTCACCCGGGTCGTGCTGAACCGGGCCCTGCCGGACGGCGCGGGGGGCCTGCTCCTGCTGGCCTCCGCGGGGAGCCTCCTGGGGGCCATCTTCCACGCCTGGATCGGCTACGTGCGGGGCCGGGCCCTGCTGCACTTCTCCCAGCGCATGGACCTGGGCGCCGAGCGCGGCTTCCTGGAACACGTCCTCTCCCTTCCCTACGCGGACCTGCGGACGCGGGCCCTCGGGGAATGGCTCCAGGCCGCGGGCGGGCTCTCCGCGGCCAAGGACCTCCTGCCGGAAAAGACCCTGGGCGCGGTGCTGGACGGCTGTCTCGCCCTGGTCCTCCTGGGGGCCATGGCCCTGCTCCTGCCGGGGCCGGCGGCGGCGGTCCTGGGGGGCTCCCTCGCCGTCGCGGCGATCGCCCTGGCCGCGGGCCGCATCGAGGTGGCCTACCAGGCGCGGCAGGTGGCCCTGGGCGCCCGGGAGCAGAGCCTCCTGGCGGGCCTCATCCACGGGGCGGCCACCCTCAAGGCCTGCGGCGCCGAAGGCCAGGCCCTCTCCCGCTGGCGGGCCGTGTTCCGCAAGGGCCTGCTGCTGGGCCTGGGACGGGCCAGGACCGGGCTCTGGGCGGAGGCCGCGGCGGCGACCCTGGCCCGGGTCCAGGACGTGGGCCTGATGGCCTGGGGCGGCCTGCGGGTGGTGCGGGGGGAGCTGGACCTGGGCACGTTCATGGCCTTCCTGCAGCTGGCCACCGCCTTCTCCGGCGCCTTCCTGGGCCTCGCGGGCACCTGGCTGCGCCTCATCGTCCTGGCGCCCCAGCTCCAGCGGGCCTCGGCCATCCTGGAGATCCCCCGGGAGGAGGTCCCGCCCCCGCGGGTCCCCGATCCTTCACCGGCCGCCGTGGAGGCTCGGGACCTCTGGTTCCGGTACGGGCCCGGCTCCCCCTGGATCCTCCAGGGCGCGGCCCTCCAGGTGCCCGCCGGCGGCAGGCTCCTCCTGGACGGACCCTCGGGCTGGGGCAAGTCCACCCTCCTGCGGGTCCTGGCGGGCCTGGAGACCCCGTCGCGGGGGGAGATCCTCGTCGGGGGCCAGCCCCCCTCCCGGATGCGGGACCGGATCGTGTACCTGCCCCAGTCCGTGCAGCTCTATGGGGGCTCCCTCCTGGACAGCCTCCGGGCCCTTTCGGCGGGGGCCGCGACCCCGGCGATCCTCCGGGCCGCTGAAGCGACCGGCTTCGAGGCCTTCGTGGCCACCCTTCCCCTGGGCTGGAAGACCCCGCTGCCCCAGGGCGGCCGGTCCCTGTCCGGCGGCCAGCGCCAGTGGGCCGCCCTCACCGCCGCCCTGGCCGCGGGGAAGGGGGTCCTGCTCCTCGACGAGCCCCTGGCCAACCTGGATCCCGTCTCCGCCGCCGCCCTGGGCCGGGTCCTGGCCGAGGGCCCGTGGACGGTCATCACCGCCGAGCACGGGCGGACCCGGAGCCAGACCCCCTAG
- a CDS encoding peptidase domain-containing ABC transporter, with product MRVPFVPQMEAAECGVACLAMVLAAHGRHVGLAELREACGVSRDGTSALAILRAGERYGLEAAGVRAEPADLRTLPTPAILHWGFDHFVVLERAGRRGAVLVDPASGRRRAGPAELDRAFTGAALVFEPGPGFARLRRPRPSLARYRAVLRESLPALAFLLLAAAALQVAGLVAPVSTRILLDHVILPRREPWLWGLGAALGAAGLASVLLTCLQGRVAATLHARMDDALMGAYLEHLLRLPWAFFARREPGDLLARAGSLAAVRAFLGGSLARVFLDGALLAAYAGLMVAYHPRLGLLVMGLGAAQAAASLLLRARTRQMAASEAAAAGREAGALLEALTAFETLKATGGGPRMVLRWTHRMAARVEAGLGRRRLELAAGAALDALAGAGAAAVFLLGGREVLAGRMTLGVFVAFLALQGLFLAPLGALLEAWGEVLQLGVHLRRLDDVLETAPEPTGPRDPGRLKGAIRLRDVGFRHAAGAAPVLRGISLDVRPGEKIALVGPSGAGKSTLARILLGLQVPTEGSVHFDGVDLRELDLAALRRQMGAVLQDDTVFDDTFRANVALGVDGAAPEALARAARLACVEGVILARAGGWSGRAGEGGAALSGGQRQRLCLARALAREPAILVLDEATSSLDLATEAEVHRNLAALGCTRILVAHRLATVRDADRILVLAEGRIVQEGAYGDLEARPGPFRDLVRAAHA from the coding sequence GTGAGGGTGCCCTTCGTGCCGCAGATGGAGGCCGCCGAATGCGGGGTGGCCTGCCTCGCCATGGTGCTGGCCGCCCATGGCCGCCACGTGGGCCTGGCGGAGCTGCGCGAGGCCTGCGGCGTCTCCCGGGACGGCACCAGCGCCCTCGCCATCCTCCGCGCCGGCGAACGCTACGGCCTGGAGGCCGCCGGGGTGCGGGCGGAGCCGGCGGACCTCCGCACCCTGCCCACGCCCGCCATCCTCCACTGGGGCTTCGACCACTTCGTCGTCCTGGAGCGCGCGGGGCGCCGCGGCGCCGTCCTCGTGGATCCCGCCTCGGGGCGGCGGCGCGCGGGCCCCGCGGAGCTGGACCGCGCCTTCACGGGGGCCGCCCTCGTGTTCGAGCCCGGGCCCGGGTTCGCCCGGCTCCGCCGGCCGCGGCCGAGCCTCGCGCGCTACCGGGCGGTGCTGCGGGAGAGCCTCCCGGCGCTGGCCTTCCTCCTGCTGGCCGCCGCGGCCCTCCAGGTGGCGGGCCTCGTCGCGCCCGTGTCCACCCGGATCCTCCTGGACCACGTGATCCTGCCCCGCCGGGAACCCTGGCTCTGGGGGCTGGGGGCGGCGCTGGGCGCGGCCGGGCTGGCCTCGGTCCTCCTGACCTGCCTGCAGGGGCGGGTGGCGGCCACCCTCCACGCGCGCATGGACGATGCCCTCATGGGCGCCTACCTGGAGCACCTCCTGCGCCTGCCCTGGGCGTTCTTCGCGCGGCGGGAGCCGGGGGACCTCCTGGCCCGGGCCGGAAGCCTCGCGGCGGTGCGGGCCTTCCTGGGCGGGAGCCTCGCCCGCGTCTTCCTGGACGGCGCGCTCCTGGCCGCCTACGCCGGGCTCATGGTGGCCTACCACCCGCGCCTGGGCCTCCTGGTGATGGGCCTGGGCGCGGCCCAGGCGGCCGCGAGCCTCCTGCTGCGGGCGCGCACGCGCCAGATGGCCGCCTCGGAGGCCGCGGCGGCGGGGCGTGAGGCGGGGGCCCTCCTGGAGGCGCTCACGGCCTTCGAGACCCTCAAGGCCACCGGGGGCGGGCCCCGCATGGTGCTCCGGTGGACCCACCGCATGGCGGCGCGGGTGGAGGCGGGCCTGGGCCGCCGCCGCCTGGAGCTCGCGGCGGGAGCGGCCCTGGACGCCCTGGCCGGGGCCGGCGCGGCGGCGGTGTTCCTCCTGGGCGGCCGTGAGGTGCTGGCGGGGCGCATGACCCTGGGCGTCTTCGTGGCCTTCCTGGCCCTCCAGGGCCTCTTCCTGGCGCCGCTGGGGGCCCTCCTGGAGGCCTGGGGGGAGGTCCTGCAGCTGGGTGTCCACCTGCGTCGCCTCGACGACGTCCTGGAGACGGCTCCCGAACCCACGGGCCCGCGGGACCCGGGGCGCCTGAAGGGCGCCATCCGCCTCCGGGACGTGGGCTTCCGCCACGCCGCCGGGGCCGCTCCCGTGCTGCGGGGGATCAGCCTGGACGTGCGCCCCGGCGAGAAGATCGCCCTGGTGGGCCCTTCGGGGGCGGGGAAGTCCACCCTGGCCCGGATCCTCCTGGGCCTCCAGGTCCCCACGGAGGGCTCGGTCCACTTCGACGGGGTGGACCTGCGGGAGCTGGACCTGGCGGCCCTGCGCCGCCAGATGGGGGCCGTCCTCCAGGACGACACGGTCTTCGACGACACCTTCCGCGCCAATGTGGCCCTGGGGGTGGACGGGGCCGCTCCGGAGGCCCTGGCCCGGGCCGCGCGCCTCGCCTGCGTCGAAGGGGTGATCCTGGCCCGCGCCGGGGGCTGGTCGGGCAGGGCGGGGGAGGGCGGCGCGGCCCTGTCCGGGGGCCAGCGGCAGCGGCTGTGCCTGGCCCGGGCCCTGGCGCGGGAGCCCGCCATCCTCGTCCTGGACGAGGCCACGAGCAGCCTGGACCTGGCCACGGAGGCGGAGGTGCACCGCAACCTGGCGGCCCTGGGGTGCACGCGCATCCTCGTGGCCCACCGCCTGGCCACGGTGCGGGACGCCGACCGCATCCTGGTGCTGGCGGAGGGGCGCATCGTCCAGGAAGGCGCCTACGGCGACCTGGAGGCGCGGCCGGGGCCCTTCCGGGACCTGGTGCGGGCCGCCCATGCCTGA